The Aeromicrobium yanjiei genome includes a region encoding these proteins:
- a CDS encoding LacI family DNA-binding transcriptional regulator — protein MSVGETRAQQPTLEMVAARAGVGRGTASRVINGSPQVSERTREIVMQAVEELGYVPNQAARTLVTRRTDTVALVIAESEERIFGEPFFAGVVRGISSALNDASRQLVLSLVHSTDQAERLGAYLTRQHVDGVLLLSLHDDEAFPVDLAARGLPVVVGGRSAQWAGSFVDVDNVAGARQAVAHLADTGRRTIATVSGPRAMASGRDRLDGYAEALRAAGLAYDEELVVEGDFSEQSGWAGMQELLARRPDIDGVFAASDLMAMGALRSLRAHGRRVPEDVGVIGFDGTPSSETSDPPLSTVRQPLTGLGRAMAEMLLRHVDADEQSPEQLVLPVELIVRASTARTTP, from the coding sequence ATGAGCGTGGGCGAGACCCGCGCCCAGCAGCCGACCCTCGAGATGGTCGCGGCGCGGGCCGGGGTCGGGCGCGGCACGGCGTCGCGGGTCATCAACGGGTCGCCGCAGGTCAGCGAGCGCACCCGCGAGATCGTGATGCAGGCGGTCGAGGAGCTCGGCTACGTGCCCAACCAGGCCGCCCGCACGCTGGTGACCCGGCGCACCGACACCGTCGCGCTGGTCATCGCGGAGTCCGAGGAGCGCATCTTCGGGGAGCCGTTCTTCGCGGGAGTGGTCCGTGGGATCTCCTCGGCCCTCAACGACGCATCGCGCCAGCTCGTGCTGTCCCTGGTGCACAGCACCGACCAGGCCGAACGCCTCGGGGCCTACCTGACGCGCCAGCACGTCGACGGCGTGCTGCTGCTGTCCCTGCACGACGACGAGGCGTTCCCGGTGGACCTGGCCGCGCGGGGCCTGCCGGTCGTGGTGGGCGGCCGCTCCGCGCAGTGGGCCGGCTCGTTCGTCGACGTCGACAACGTCGCAGGTGCGCGGCAGGCCGTCGCGCACCTGGCCGACACCGGTCGTCGCACGATTGCGACCGTCTCGGGACCGCGGGCCATGGCCTCGGGCCGGGACCGCCTGGACGGCTACGCCGAGGCGCTCCGGGCGGCGGGGCTGGCGTACGACGAGGAGCTCGTGGTCGAGGGTGACTTCAGCGAGCAGAGCGGGTGGGCCGGCATGCAGGAGCTCTTGGCGCGGCGGCCCGACATCGACGGCGTCTTCGCGGCCAGCGACCTGATGGCCATGGGTGCGTTGAGGTCGCTGCGGGCGCACGGTCGCCGGGTGCCGGAGGACGTGGGCGTGATCGGCTTCGACGGCACCCCCTCGTCCGAGACGTCCGATCCGCCGCTGTCCACGGTGCGCCAGCCGCTGACGGGGCTCGGCCGGGCCATGGCCGAGATGCTGCTGCGGCACGTCGACGCCGATGAGCAGAGCCCCGAGCAGCTCGTCCTGCCCGTCGAGCTCATCGTTCGTGCCAGCACGGCCAGGACGACGCCGTGA
- a CDS encoding GH1 family beta-glucosidase, giving the protein MTLDISGLPGDFCWGAATSSYQIEGAVEEDGRTPSIWDTFAATPGRVAGGDDGAVAIDHYHRWREDLDLMTELGLGAYRFSIAWPRVQPDGIGTGNAPGIAFYDRLVDGLLERGITPWTTLYHWDLPEALEQAGGWPVRDTAERFADYTAIIAEAVGDRVKHWITLNEPWCSAFLGYASGIHAPGRADPAEAVAASHHLLLGHGLAVQRLREIVPDAQVGVTVNLYPVTPVDESGRHDDAVRRIDGLMNRWFLDPLLKGSYPKDVLADLAPVTDAEFILDGDTETIAQPLDFLGVNYYTRHVVGAGLWPGTAASRFQLENGLPRTATGWDVDPDGLVDILSQVQRDYPAIPVYLTENGAAFDDEVVDGIVHDADRVAFLESHIASLVTMRERGMDVRGYFAWSLMDNFEWAEGYDKRFGIVHVDYETQVRTPKDSAHWYAGLIRRHRAGILGT; this is encoded by the coding sequence ATGACACTCGACATCTCGGGGCTTCCCGGAGACTTCTGCTGGGGCGCGGCGACCTCGTCGTACCAGATCGAGGGTGCCGTGGAGGAGGACGGCCGCACCCCGTCGATCTGGGACACCTTCGCCGCGACCCCCGGACGGGTCGCGGGCGGCGACGACGGGGCGGTCGCGATCGACCACTACCACCGCTGGCGCGAGGACCTGGACCTGATGACCGAGCTGGGCCTCGGCGCGTACCGGTTCTCGATCGCGTGGCCCCGTGTGCAGCCGGACGGGATCGGCACCGGCAACGCACCGGGCATCGCGTTCTACGACCGACTGGTCGACGGCCTGCTCGAGCGCGGCATCACGCCGTGGACGACGCTCTATCACTGGGACCTGCCCGAGGCGCTGGAGCAGGCCGGGGGATGGCCCGTGCGCGACACCGCCGAGCGATTCGCCGACTACACCGCGATCATCGCCGAGGCGGTGGGCGACCGGGTCAAGCACTGGATCACCCTCAACGAGCCGTGGTGCTCGGCGTTCCTCGGCTATGCCAGCGGCATCCACGCCCCGGGACGGGCCGATCCGGCCGAGGCCGTCGCCGCGTCCCACCACCTGCTGCTCGGCCACGGGCTCGCGGTGCAGCGGCTGCGCGAGATCGTCCCGGACGCGCAGGTGGGCGTCACGGTCAACCTGTACCCGGTCACGCCGGTCGACGAGTCGGGTCGGCACGACGACGCGGTGCGCCGCATCGACGGGCTGATGAACCGGTGGTTCCTCGACCCGCTGCTCAAGGGCAGCTATCCCAAGGACGTGCTGGCAGACCTGGCTCCGGTCACCGACGCGGAGTTCATCCTGGACGGCGACACGGAGACGATCGCGCAGCCGCTGGACTTCCTCGGCGTCAACTACTACACCCGGCACGTCGTGGGGGCGGGGCTGTGGCCGGGGACCGCCGCGTCGCGGTTCCAGCTCGAGAACGGGCTGCCGCGGACCGCGACCGGGTGGGACGTGGACCCGGACGGTCTCGTGGACATCCTCAGCCAGGTGCAGCGCGACTACCCGGCGATCCCGGTCTACCTGACCGAGAACGGCGCGGCGTTCGACGACGAGGTCGTCGACGGGATCGTGCACGATGCGGACCGCGTCGCATTCCTCGAGAGCCACATCGCGTCCCTCGTCACGATGCGGGAGCGGGGGATGGACGTCCGCGGCTACTTCGCGTGGTCGCTGATGGACAACTTCGAGTGGGCCGAGGGCTACGACAAGCGATTCGGGATCGTCCACGTCGACTACGAGACCCAGGTGCGTACGCCCAAGGACAGCGCACATTGGTATGCCGGTCTCATCCGTCGCCACCGCGCCGGGATACTGGGCACGTGA
- a CDS encoding CinA family protein — protein MSVAAEAVEGLRAAGATVATAESLTGGLVCATLVSVPGASTVVRGGVVAYAAELKTQLLGVDAELISRVGTVDAAVASSMALGVRERLGATYGLATTGVAGPGPSEGMPAGTVHVGVAGPGGVETALLHLDGDRETIRTGTVAALLSLLVARLGEESRSDRG, from the coding sequence GTGAGTGTCGCGGCCGAGGCGGTCGAGGGCCTGCGGGCCGCGGGAGCGACCGTCGCGACGGCCGAGTCCCTCACGGGTGGCCTGGTCTGCGCCACGCTCGTCAGCGTCCCCGGTGCCTCAACGGTCGTCCGCGGGGGAGTCGTCGCCTACGCCGCCGAGCTCAAGACACAGCTGCTCGGCGTCGACGCCGAGCTCATCTCCCGCGTCGGCACGGTCGACGCCGCAGTCGCGTCGAGCATGGCGCTGGGCGTGCGCGAGCGCCTCGGTGCGACGTACGGCCTCGCGACGACCGGTGTGGCCGGCCCCGGTCCGAGCGAGGGCATGCCGGCCGGCACGGTGCACGTGGGCGTGGCCGGTCCGGGCGGGGTGGAGACTGCTCTGCTGCACCTGGACGGTGACCGCGAAACGATCCGCACGGGGACGGTCGCTGCGCTGTTGTCGTTGCTGGTCGCTAGGCTGGGGGAAGAATCCCGATCCGATCGGGGTTGA
- a CDS encoding helix-turn-helix domain-containing protein has protein sequence MTAMRQLVGEVLRARRMAQGLTLRDVSGKARVSLGYISEVERGQKEASSELLAALAAALDVPLSKVLLDVSAMLELEEASVDQIASISSIGPSDVSVSAA, from the coding sequence ATGACCGCGATGCGTCAGCTCGTCGGTGAGGTGCTCCGTGCCCGGCGCATGGCGCAGGGCCTCACGCTGCGTGACGTCTCGGGCAAGGCCCGGGTCAGTCTCGGCTACATCTCCGAGGTCGAGCGGGGCCAGAAGGAAGCCAGCTCCGAGCTGCTCGCAGCCCTGGCGGCCGCCCTGGACGTCCCGCTGTCCAAGGTGCTTCTCGACGTCAGTGCGATGCTCGAGCTCGAGGAGGCGTCGGTCGACCAGATCGCGAGCATCTCCTCGATCGGCCCGTCCGACGTGTCGGTCTCGGCCGCCTGA
- a CDS encoding Gfo/Idh/MocA family protein yields MTLRIGVLGAARIAQSALIVPAGQTGHRVVAVGARDLDRARAFATRHGVQRAYGSYEEVLADPDVDVVYNALVNSQHAPWNLRAVRAGKHVLSEKPFAANGAQARVVADAARATDRVVMEAFHYAMHPMMRRIREIVLSGEIGDVRHVEATVMIPAPADDDPRWSLELAGGALMDLGCYGLHAFSQVAGWLGGVPVVRSARAGERRGRPGVDEWVQAEVGLPGGATASLLTHMAGPEMLMRLVVTGSRGRIEAPCFVLPQLDERLQVVTGCDERREWVKGPTSYARQLTVLDSAVRGRAAPPLGLDDAVSTMDLLDATYRAAGMEPRPGVL; encoded by the coding sequence GTGACCCTGCGCATCGGTGTCCTCGGCGCCGCCCGCATCGCGCAGAGCGCGCTGATCGTCCCGGCGGGGCAGACGGGCCACCGAGTGGTCGCCGTGGGCGCCCGCGACCTGGACCGCGCGCGGGCGTTCGCGACCCGGCACGGCGTCCAGCGGGCCTACGGATCGTACGAGGAGGTGCTCGCGGATCCCGACGTCGACGTGGTCTACAACGCCCTGGTGAACAGCCAGCACGCGCCATGGAACCTGCGTGCGGTCCGCGCCGGCAAGCACGTGCTGAGCGAGAAGCCCTTCGCGGCTAACGGCGCGCAGGCCCGCGTGGTGGCCGATGCGGCCCGCGCGACGGACCGGGTCGTGATGGAGGCCTTCCACTACGCGATGCACCCGATGATGCGCCGGATCCGGGAGATCGTGCTGAGCGGCGAGATCGGCGACGTGCGGCACGTCGAGGCCACCGTCATGATCCCCGCGCCGGCGGACGACGACCCCCGATGGTCGCTCGAGCTCGCCGGGGGAGCGTTGATGGATCTTGGCTGTTACGGCCTCCATGCGTTCAGTCAGGTGGCCGGCTGGCTCGGCGGGGTGCCGGTCGTGCGGTCCGCACGTGCGGGGGAGCGCAGGGGTCGACCGGGCGTCGATGAGTGGGTGCAGGCCGAGGTGGGCCTGCCCGGGGGTGCGACGGCGTCCTTGCTGACCCACATGGCCGGTCCGGAGATGCTCATGCGCCTGGTCGTGACCGGCTCGCGCGGGCGGATCGAGGCGCCGTGCTTCGTGCTGCCGCAGCTCGACGAGCGGCTGCAGGTCGTGACGGGCTGCGACGAGCGCCGCGAGTGGGTCAAGGGCCCCACGTCGTACGCCCGTCAGCTCACGGTCCTGGACTCCGCGGTGCGCGGCCGGGCCGCGCCACCGCTCGGGCTGGACGATGCGGTGTCCACGATGGACCTGCTCGACGCGACGTATCGGGCAGCGGGGATGGAGCCCCGTCCGGGAGTGCTCTGA
- the pgsA gene encoding CDP-diacylglycerol--glycerol-3-phosphate 3-phosphatidyltransferase, whose amino-acid sequence MNTATPPSNLNIANVLTVVRIAGVPFFGWLLLAEDGQSIGLRVAAWVLFALLMITDRIDGDLARRYNLVTDFGKLADPIADKALTGMAFIGLAIIYDSWLFWAVTIVVLLREWGITAMRFVVKKYGVMPASQGGKVKTMLQVLALGGYILPFELWDNVPCDILRWITHLLMAGAVAITLSTGVQYVRDAIELRRSAKAAAEA is encoded by the coding sequence ATGAACACGGCCACGCCGCCGAGCAACCTGAACATCGCGAACGTCCTCACGGTCGTGCGCATCGCGGGCGTCCCGTTCTTCGGCTGGCTCCTCCTCGCCGAGGACGGCCAGTCGATCGGCCTGCGCGTCGCCGCCTGGGTCCTGTTCGCCCTGTTGATGATCACCGATCGCATCGACGGTGACCTGGCCCGCCGCTACAACCTGGTCACCGACTTCGGCAAGCTCGCCGATCCCATCGCCGACAAGGCGCTCACCGGGATGGCGTTCATCGGCCTGGCGATCATCTACGACAGCTGGCTCTTCTGGGCCGTGACGATCGTCGTGCTGCTGCGCGAGTGGGGCATCACCGCGATGCGGTTCGTGGTGAAGAAGTACGGCGTCATGCCGGCGAGCCAGGGCGGCAAGGTCAAGACCATGCTGCAGGTGCTCGCCCTCGGCGGCTACATCCTGCCCTTCGAGCTGTGGGACAACGTCCCCTGCGACATCCTGCGCTGGATCACCCACCTCCTGATGGCGGGCGCCGTCGCGATCACGTTGTCGACCGGCGTCCAGTACGTCCGCGACGCGATCGAGCTGCGCCGGTCCGCGAAGGCCGCGGCAGAGGCGTGA
- a CDS encoding ABC transporter ATP-binding protein: protein MSTVTFDRTTRVYPGQEAPAVDQLDLEIQDGEFLVLVGPSGCGKSTSLRMLAGLEEVDAGRILIGDEDVTQLPPKARDIAMVFQNYALYPHMSVAENMGFALKIAGTPKSEIATRVKEAAVLLDIEQYLGRKPKALSGGQRQRVAMGRAIVRQPRVFLMDEPLSNLDAKLRVQTRTQIAQLQRRLNATTVYVTHDQVEAMTMGDRVAVLKDGVLQQCAAPREMYDRPANLFVAGFLGSPGMNLMELPVIDGGVQFGDRVVRVARDTLAGAGASTVMLGVRPENLEVGQAGIKLEVDVVEELGADAYVYGRADVGHDQQTIVARVDWRHPPARGETINVAPVDDTSIHVFDTSTGRRIG from the coding sequence ATGTCAACCGTCACGTTCGACCGCACCACCCGTGTCTATCCCGGGCAGGAGGCCCCCGCCGTCGACCAGCTCGACCTGGAGATCCAGGACGGGGAGTTCCTCGTCCTCGTCGGCCCGTCGGGCTGCGGCAAGTCCACGTCCCTTCGCATGCTGGCCGGGCTCGAGGAGGTCGACGCCGGACGCATCCTCATCGGCGACGAGGACGTGACGCAGCTGCCCCCGAAGGCCAGGGACATCGCGATGGTGTTCCAGAACTACGCCCTCTACCCGCACATGAGCGTCGCGGAGAACATGGGCTTCGCGCTCAAGATCGCCGGCACGCCCAAGAGCGAGATCGCCACACGGGTCAAGGAGGCGGCGGTCCTGCTCGACATCGAGCAGTATCTCGGCCGCAAGCCCAAGGCCCTGTCAGGTGGCCAGCGCCAGCGCGTCGCGATGGGTCGGGCGATCGTCCGGCAGCCGCGGGTGTTCTTGATGGACGAGCCGCTGTCCAACCTCGACGCCAAGCTGCGCGTCCAGACCCGGACACAGATCGCGCAGCTGCAGCGCCGGCTCAACGCGACGACGGTCTACGTGACCCACGACCAGGTCGAGGCAATGACGATGGGCGACCGGGTCGCGGTGCTCAAGGACGGGGTCCTGCAGCAGTGCGCCGCACCGCGCGAGATGTACGACCGGCCGGCCAACCTGTTCGTCGCGGGCTTCCTCGGCTCGCCCGGGATGAACCTCATGGAGCTGCCGGTGATCGACGGCGGTGTCCAGTTCGGCGACCGGGTGGTGCGCGTCGCCCGCGACACCCTGGCCGGCGCCGGGGCATCCACCGTGATGCTCGGCGTGCGCCCGGAGAACCTCGAGGTGGGTCAGGCGGGCATCAAGCTCGAGGTCGACGTCGTCGAGGAGCTGGGAGCCGACGCGTACGTCTACGGCCGGGCCGACGTGGGACACGACCAGCAGACCATCGTGGCCCGGGTCGACTGGCGGCACCCTCCCGCCAGGGGCGAGACGATCAACGTCGCCCCCGTGGACGACACATCCATCCACGTGTTCGACACGTCGACGGGACGCCGGATCGGCTAG
- a CDS encoding ABC transporter substrate-binding protein, with amino-acid sequence MNRTQRIAAAAVSSLVVGVLAAGCGGSGDEGSDGPVTLRVNLFGQFGYKDLYKQFEAEHPGVKIVETAEGDLGKYNTKLSQQIAANASAGDVVAIEEGQTVNFLQTADKFVNLQDQGFAEIKDDYLPFVADATTTVDGKTTIGLGTDVGGLAMCYRRDLFEKAGLPTDREEVAKLWPTWEDFIATGEKFQAGIGDDKVHFVDAATNTYNSILMQGGDETYFDRDNKLVVESNPAVKNAWDLANQMIEAKLTAKLVAFSDEWNAGFKNGSFATVACPAWMTGYIKGQAGDALAGKWDIATVPGGGGNWGGSWLAVPKSSKHQKEAVELIQFLSGKTGQLGAFKSEGRLPSLPALYDTPELKDAKNPYFNDAPTGQLFVAGAKNLKPVYLGAKNVPVRDAFENVLRSVENGQRSEGDGWKEAVKAAQKAAK; translated from the coding sequence GTGAATCGCACACAGCGCATCGCCGCCGCTGCGGTCTCATCCCTCGTGGTGGGAGTGCTCGCAGCCGGCTGCGGAGGATCGGGTGACGAGGGGTCCGACGGGCCCGTCACCTTGCGGGTCAACCTGTTCGGCCAGTTCGGCTACAAGGACCTGTACAAGCAGTTCGAGGCCGAGCACCCCGGTGTCAAGATCGTGGAGACCGCGGAGGGCGACCTGGGCAAGTACAACACCAAGCTCAGCCAGCAGATCGCGGCCAATGCGTCCGCGGGCGACGTGGTCGCGATCGAGGAGGGCCAGACGGTCAACTTCCTGCAGACCGCCGACAAGTTCGTCAACCTGCAGGACCAGGGCTTCGCGGAGATCAAGGACGACTACCTGCCGTTCGTGGCCGACGCGACGACGACCGTCGACGGCAAGACGACGATCGGCCTCGGCACGGACGTCGGCGGCCTGGCCATGTGCTATCGCCGCGACCTGTTCGAGAAGGCCGGTCTGCCGACCGATCGTGAAGAAGTGGCCAAGCTCTGGCCGACGTGGGAGGACTTCATCGCCACGGGCGAGAAGTTCCAGGCGGGCATCGGCGACGACAAGGTGCACTTCGTCGACGCGGCCACCAACACGTACAACTCGATCCTCATGCAGGGCGGCGACGAGACGTACTTCGACCGCGACAACAAGCTCGTCGTGGAGTCCAACCCGGCCGTCAAGAATGCGTGGGACCTGGCCAACCAGATGATCGAGGCCAAGCTCACCGCCAAGCTCGTCGCGTTCTCGGACGAGTGGAACGCCGGCTTCAAGAACGGGTCGTTCGCGACCGTGGCGTGCCCCGCGTGGATGACCGGATACATCAAGGGCCAGGCCGGTGACGCCCTCGCGGGCAAGTGGGACATCGCGACGGTGCCCGGTGGCGGCGGCAACTGGGGCGGCTCGTGGCTCGCCGTGCCGAAGTCGAGCAAGCACCAGAAGGAGGCGGTCGAGCTGATCCAGTTCCTGTCGGGCAAGACCGGACAGCTCGGGGCGTTCAAGTCAGAGGGACGGCTGCCGTCGCTCCCGGCGCTCTACGACACCCCTGAGCTCAAGGACGCCAAGAACCCCTACTTCAACGACGCCCCGACGGGCCAGCTGTTCGTGGCCGGCGCGAAGAACCTGAAGCCGGTCTATCTCGGTGCCAAGAACGTGCCCGTCCGCGATGCGTTCGAGAACGTCCTTCGCAGCGTCGAGAACGGGCAGCGGTCCGAGGGCGACGGATGGAAGGAAGCAGTCAAGGCCGCACAGAAGGCCGCGAAGTAA
- a CDS encoding DUF3046 domain-containing protein has translation MRHSEFWERMDRHLGAGYARVWAESHVMSILGGRTVTEALDAGEDPKTVWRAVHATRGLPASER, from the coding sequence ATGAGGCACAGCGAGTTCTGGGAGCGGATGGATCGCCACCTCGGCGCGGGCTATGCGCGCGTCTGGGCCGAGAGCCACGTCATGAGCATCCTCGGCGGACGCACCGTCACCGAGGCCCTCGACGCGGGTGAGGACCCCAAGACGGTGTGGCGTGCGGTGCACGCGACCCGCGGCCTGCCCGCGTCGGAGCGCTAG
- a CDS encoding carbohydrate ABC transporter permease yields MTVRTQDSGARTRPPAGTGAGPVRRRPLRLRDRLTKAEAKVAPYAFVSPFFIVFAIFGLFPLLYTLWVSLHDWSLLAGDQGFVGLANYRELMQDSDFWRALTNTIGIFVVATIPQLILATVLAQVLNGKLRARTFWRMGVLLPNVTSVAAVGIIFGLIFARDYGIVNWALGHVGVEPINWRGERWSSWLAISVMVDWRWTGYNALILLASLQAVPKELYEAARIDGASAWRQFWSITVPMLRPTIIFVSIVATIGGIQLFTEPLLFGSGVNAIAGGSTGQFQTVAMYLVQQAFTGQRFGYASTVAWVLFILIAVFAVINVALLRRIKSVD; encoded by the coding sequence GTGACCGTTCGCACCCAGGACTCCGGCGCCCGTACTCGTCCTCCAGCGGGTACAGGCGCCGGACCGGTCCGGAGACGTCCGCTGAGGCTGCGGGACCGGCTGACCAAGGCCGAGGCCAAGGTCGCGCCGTACGCCTTCGTCTCCCCGTTCTTCATCGTCTTCGCGATCTTCGGGCTGTTCCCGCTCCTCTACACGCTGTGGGTCTCCCTGCACGACTGGAGCCTGCTCGCGGGTGACCAGGGGTTCGTCGGGCTGGCCAACTACCGCGAGCTCATGCAGGACTCGGACTTCTGGCGGGCCCTGACCAACACGATCGGCATCTTCGTGGTGGCCACCATCCCGCAGCTGATCCTCGCGACGGTGCTCGCGCAGGTGCTCAACGGCAAGCTGCGGGCACGCACGTTCTGGCGCATGGGGGTCCTGCTGCCCAACGTCACGTCGGTCGCCGCCGTCGGCATCATCTTCGGGCTCATCTTCGCCCGCGACTACGGCATCGTGAACTGGGCGCTCGGCCACGTAGGCGTCGAGCCGATCAACTGGCGGGGCGAGCGGTGGTCGTCCTGGCTCGCGATCTCGGTCATGGTCGACTGGCGCTGGACGGGCTACAACGCCCTCATCCTGCTGGCGTCGCTGCAGGCGGTGCCCAAGGAGCTCTACGAGGCCGCGCGCATCGACGGCGCCTCGGCGTGGCGGCAGTTCTGGTCCATCACGGTCCCGATGCTGCGACCCACGATCATCTTCGTCTCGATCGTCGCCACGATCGGCGGCATCCAGCTGTTCACCGAGCCGCTGCTGTTCGGATCGGGCGTCAACGCGATCGCGGGCGGCTCGACCGGCCAGTTCCAGACCGTCGCGATGTATCTCGTGCAGCAGGCCTTCACGGGCCAGCGCTTCGGCTACGCGTCCACGGTCGCCTGGGTCCTGTTCATCCTCATCGCGGTCTTCGCCGTGATCAACGTGGCGCTGCTGCGCCGGATCAAGTCGGTGGACTGA
- the recA gene encoding recombinase RecA codes for MAQPNSSLATSKDKDKSLENAMAQIDRAHGKGAVMRLGDQARAPIEVIPTGATTLDIALGIGGLPRGRVVEIYGPESSGKTTVALHAVANAQRAGGVAAFIDAEHALDPDYARKLGVDTDALLISQPDSGEQALEIADMLIRSGALDIIVIDSVAALVPRAEIDGEMGDSHVGLQARLMSQALRKMTGAINGSGTTAIFINQLREKIGVMFGSPETTTGGKALKFYASVRLDVRRIETLKDGTDMVGNRTRVKVVKNKLAPPFKQAEFDIMYGQGISREGSLIDVGVDIGLVRKAGAWYTYDGDQLGQGKEKSRAFLRDNPDLAEELEKRIMEAKGIGPQADKPALEVVEPDLPATEF; via the coding sequence ATGGCACAGCCCAACAGCTCCCTCGCGACGAGCAAGGACAAGGACAAGTCCCTCGAGAACGCGATGGCCCAGATCGATCGTGCCCATGGCAAGGGTGCCGTGATGCGCCTGGGCGACCAGGCCCGTGCACCGATCGAGGTCATCCCCACGGGTGCCACCACCTTGGACATCGCGCTCGGCATCGGCGGTCTGCCCCGTGGCCGCGTCGTGGAGATCTACGGCCCGGAGTCCTCGGGAAAGACGACGGTCGCCCTCCACGCGGTGGCCAACGCGCAGCGCGCAGGTGGGGTCGCGGCGTTCATCGATGCCGAGCACGCGCTCGACCCCGACTACGCCCGCAAGCTCGGGGTCGACACCGACGCGCTGCTGATCTCGCAGCCCGACAGCGGTGAGCAGGCGCTCGAGATCGCCGACATGCTGATCCGCTCGGGTGCGCTCGACATCATCGTGATCGACTCCGTGGCGGCCCTGGTGCCCCGCGCCGAGATCGACGGCGAGATGGGCGACAGCCACGTCGGCCTGCAGGCCCGCCTCATGAGCCAGGCGCTGCGCAAGATGACCGGTGCCATCAACGGCTCGGGCACGACCGCGATCTTCATCAACCAGCTGCGCGAGAAGATCGGCGTGATGTTCGGCTCGCCCGAGACCACGACGGGCGGCAAGGCGCTGAAGTTCTACGCGTCGGTCCGCCTCGACGTGCGACGCATCGAGACGCTCAAGGACGGCACCGACATGGTCGGCAACCGCACCCGCGTCAAGGTCGTCAAGAACAAGCTGGCCCCGCCGTTCAAGCAGGCCGAGTTCGACATCATGTACGGCCAGGGCATCAGCCGCGAGGGCAGCCTGATCGACGTGGGCGTCGACATCGGGCTGGTCCGCAAGGCCGGCGCCTGGTACACCTACGACGGCGACCAGCTCGGCCAGGGCAAGGAGAAGTCGCGCGCGTTCCTGCGTGACAACCCCGATCTGGCCGAAGAGCTCGAGAAGCGCATCATGGAGGCCAAGGGCATCGGCCCGCAGGCCGACAAGCCGGCCCTCGAGGTGGTGGAGCCGGACCTCCCGGCCACCGAGTTCTGA
- a CDS encoding carbohydrate ABC transporter permease, whose protein sequence is MKTKNPLLYVGLVATVLLSIGPLYFMLVMASRTNDEIVSLPPPLTLGDKLFPNVDRVFDNPDVLFGQALVNSLLVATVATVCVVVSSSLAGFAFAKLKFRGRNALLLFVIGTMMVPVQLGLIPLYMLMTKLGLNGGLPSVTLPFVVAGFGVFMMRQFAEQAIPDEMIEAARVDGASTFRIFFSIVFPALRPAAAVLGLLTFMERWNDFLWPYLTLDAEHPTVQVALSRLSSGYYSDQSLIMAGTLIGTLPLVVVFIVFGRQIIGGIMEGGLKA, encoded by the coding sequence ATGAAGACCAAGAACCCGCTGCTGTACGTCGGTCTCGTCGCGACGGTGCTGCTCTCGATCGGGCCTCTGTACTTCATGCTCGTCATGGCGTCGCGGACCAACGACGAGATCGTGTCCCTGCCCCCGCCGCTGACGCTGGGCGACAAGCTCTTCCCGAACGTCGACCGGGTCTTCGACAATCCCGACGTCCTGTTCGGCCAGGCGCTGGTCAACAGCCTGCTGGTCGCGACGGTCGCCACGGTCTGCGTCGTGGTGTCGTCCTCCCTGGCCGGTTTCGCCTTCGCCAAGCTCAAGTTCAGGGGGCGCAACGCACTGCTGCTGTTCGTGATCGGCACGATGATGGTGCCGGTCCAGCTGGGCCTGATCCCGCTCTACATGCTGATGACCAAGCTGGGCCTCAACGGCGGGCTGCCGTCGGTGACGCTGCCGTTCGTGGTCGCGGGCTTCGGGGTGTTCATGATGCGCCAGTTCGCGGAGCAGGCCATCCCCGACGAGATGATCGAGGCCGCGCGGGTCGACGGTGCCTCGACGTTCCGCATCTTCTTCAGCATCGTGTTCCCCGCTCTGCGACCTGCTGCAGCGGTGCTCGGGCTGCTGACGTTCATGGAGCGCTGGAACGACTTCCTGTGGCCCTACCTGACGCTCGACGCCGAGCACCCGACGGTGCAGGTCGCGCTGTCGCGGCTGTCCAGCGGCTACTACTCCGACCAGTCACTCATCATGGCGGGCACGCTCATCGGCACCCTGCCGCTCGTGGTCGTCTTCATCGTTTTCGGTCGCCAGATCATCGGCGGCATCATGGAAGGTGGACTCAAGGCATGA